The Parafrankia irregularis genome window below encodes:
- a CDS encoding aldehyde dehydrogenase family protein, with the protein MATSTARAERPPAVDASADLQTDILRRQRAAFLREGPPSVEVRLERIDRFVAAVLDHADDLVAALHADFGSRPESISLSSDIMSIVLALRVVRENLRDWMLDEEVPGSAARGTPTFIQARPKGVVGVIGPWNFPVTLVAVPAIEALAAGNRVMIKVSEIPSRTADVLAGALAARMHPDEVAVIRGDARTAAAFASLPFDHLIFTGSPEVGALVAEAAGRNLVPVTLELGGKNPVVLGGDADVALAAQRIAAGRLLNGGQVCLCPDYVFVPRARLDEFVAAYGSAVRQHFPSYLHDPQAVSLVNDRNFERVRALIDDAAARGARVVHIAAEGEQGTLPPGSLSDPGRRLIPPTVLLDVTPDMRVAQEEIFGPVIAVHGYDQLADALDHIAAHPSPLAAYWFGPDDQEFEEFLSHTTSGGVTRDDVLAHWGVDGAPSGGIGRSGMGAYTGKTGFDTFSHRRTVTTATASVGVAQGLLPPTAESRLPGMRALISQTHAAILSRLDD; encoded by the coding sequence ATGGCGACCAGCACCGCGCGGGCCGAGAGGCCACCTGCCGTCGACGCGTCCGCCGACCTGCAGACCGACATCCTGCGCCGGCAACGGGCGGCGTTCCTGCGCGAGGGGCCGCCGAGTGTCGAGGTGCGCCTCGAGCGAATCGACCGTTTCGTCGCGGCCGTGCTCGACCATGCGGATGACCTGGTCGCCGCGCTGCACGCGGACTTCGGCAGCCGGCCCGAGTCGATCAGTCTCAGCTCGGACATCATGTCGATCGTCCTCGCGCTGCGGGTGGTCCGGGAGAACCTGCGGGACTGGATGCTGGACGAGGAGGTCCCCGGCTCCGCGGCGCGCGGAACACCGACCTTCATCCAGGCCAGGCCCAAGGGCGTGGTCGGGGTGATCGGCCCGTGGAACTTCCCGGTCACGCTCGTGGCCGTTCCCGCCATCGAGGCCCTCGCCGCCGGCAACCGCGTCATGATCAAGGTTTCGGAGATCCCGTCCCGCACCGCCGACGTGCTTGCCGGCGCGCTCGCCGCCCGCATGCACCCGGACGAGGTCGCCGTCATCCGCGGCGACGCACGGACCGCGGCGGCGTTCGCCTCCCTGCCGTTCGACCACCTGATCTTCACCGGATCACCGGAGGTCGGAGCACTGGTGGCGGAGGCAGCCGGGCGCAACCTGGTCCCCGTGACGCTGGAGCTCGGCGGGAAGAACCCGGTCGTGCTCGGCGGTGACGCGGACGTCGCGCTGGCGGCGCAGCGGATCGCGGCCGGCCGGCTGCTCAACGGCGGGCAGGTCTGCCTGTGCCCCGACTACGTGTTCGTACCGCGGGCCCGCCTCGACGAGTTCGTCGCCGCCTACGGGTCCGCCGTGCGCCAGCACTTCCCCAGCTACCTTCACGATCCGCAGGCGGTCTCGCTGGTCAACGACCGCAACTTCGAGCGCGTTCGGGCGCTGATCGACGACGCGGCGGCCCGAGGGGCACGCGTCGTCCACATCGCCGCGGAGGGCGAGCAGGGAACCCTCCCGCCCGGCTCCCTGTCCGACCCCGGGCGGCGGCTGATACCGCCGACGGTCCTGCTGGACGTCACGCCTGACATGCGGGTGGCGCAGGAGGAGATCTTCGGCCCGGTCATCGCCGTCCACGGGTACGACCAGCTCGCGGACGCCCTGGACCACATCGCGGCCCACCCGTCTCCGCTCGCGGCGTACTGGTTCGGACCGGACGACCAGGAGTTCGAGGAGTTCCTTTCCCATACGACGTCGGGTGGCGTGACCCGCGACGACGTGCTGGCGCACTGGGGCGTCGACGGCGCCCCGTCGGGCGGCATCGGGCGCAGCGGAATGGGCGCCTACACCGGGAAGACCGGCTTCGACACCTTCAGCCACCGGCGCACGGTCACGACCGCGACGGCTTCCGTGGGCGTCGCCCAGGGGCTGCTGCCACCCACGGCCGAATCCCGGCTCCCCGGCATGCGAGCGCTGATCTCGCAGACGCACGCGGCGATTCTGTCGCGCCTGGACGACTGA
- a CDS encoding enoyl-CoA hydratase-related protein has protein sequence MSYVSVGPRTPVIVGVGQSSERIGEPDYRGISPVGLATQAACRALADAGGPDASPLRGAIDLVAGVRQFDNSSPTTTAPLGRPNNFPRAVARRLGAAPRRALLDVAGGHSPQHLVNDIGAMVATGEVDVALLVGAEAISTVRHLVAGDDPPDFSEQVDGDLEDRGHGRRGLFSRYLTSHALATPAHQYALFEEARRARLGLDRASYARTMGALFAPFSAAAACHSHASAPTARSVDELATPSERNRLVVEPYTRALMARENVNQGAAVLITSIEAARRLGVPEHRWVFLHGHADLRERDLLDRQDLSRFPAGVAAVELALEMAGITLADLTTIDLYSCFPIAVSAICDELGLAPDDPRGLTVTGGLPFFGGAGNNYAMHAIATTVERLRVAGPTASGLVGANGGMLSKYSVGVYSRVPRPWAPDRAATRQDQLDAVPVPGIARNAEGWGTVETGTLTYHRDGRPDTGIVVGRLDDGRRFLALVADGDDDLTGRLAAGTAIGTRVYARALGVGNRVAVSSARMERLLPRRVPTLRGSYEFLEVRRDDHVLEVVINRPERRNALHPPANDELEDVFDAYFADRDLWVAIITGAGDTAFSAGSDMIYHASGNPMWVPVSGFGGLTRRAGMNKPVIAAVNGFAFAGGFEIVLACHLVVADELARFALSEAKVGLAAGEGGLVRLPRAVGPALANELVLTGRPIGAQEAHSRGLVNRVAPAGQALPAARELAAQIIASSPTSIRVSLDAMAEAAAFPDPVAAVSAYSRPMDDLFTSEDSYEGRMAFVEKRAPRWVNR, from the coding sequence ATGTCGTACGTAAGTGTCGGCCCCAGGACGCCCGTGATCGTGGGCGTCGGGCAGTCCTCGGAGCGGATCGGCGAGCCCGACTACCGCGGGATCTCGCCCGTCGGGCTCGCGACCCAGGCCGCGTGCCGGGCGCTGGCCGACGCGGGCGGCCCGGACGCGTCCCCGCTCCGCGGCGCGATCGACCTCGTGGCCGGGGTGCGCCAGTTCGACAACTCGTCACCCACGACGACAGCACCGCTGGGACGCCCGAACAACTTCCCGCGCGCGGTCGCGCGCCGTCTCGGCGCGGCGCCTCGCCGCGCGCTCCTGGACGTGGCCGGAGGCCACTCGCCGCAGCATCTGGTGAACGACATCGGCGCCATGGTGGCCACCGGCGAGGTCGACGTCGCGCTCCTCGTCGGCGCCGAAGCCATCTCGACGGTCAGACATCTCGTCGCCGGCGACGACCCGCCGGACTTCTCCGAGCAGGTCGACGGTGATCTCGAGGACCGCGGCCACGGCCGCAGAGGGCTGTTCTCCCGCTACCTCACCAGCCACGCGCTCGCGACGCCCGCTCACCAGTACGCGCTGTTCGAGGAGGCGCGCCGCGCCCGCCTCGGACTCGACCGCGCGAGCTACGCGCGCACCATGGGCGCGCTGTTCGCTCCGTTCTCGGCTGCCGCGGCGTGCCATTCGCATGCCTCCGCGCCGACGGCCCGGAGTGTCGACGAGCTCGCGACGCCGTCCGAACGCAACCGCCTCGTCGTCGAGCCGTACACCAGGGCACTGATGGCTCGCGAGAACGTCAACCAGGGCGCGGCCGTGCTGATCACTTCCATCGAGGCGGCCCGTCGGCTCGGGGTCCCGGAACACCGCTGGGTCTTCCTGCACGGCCACGCGGACCTGCGCGAGCGGGACCTGCTCGACCGCCAGGACCTCAGCCGGTTCCCGGCCGGGGTGGCGGCGGTCGAGCTCGCGCTCGAGATGGCCGGGATCACGCTGGCCGACCTGACCACCATCGACCTGTACAGCTGCTTCCCGATCGCGGTGTCGGCGATCTGCGACGAGCTGGGGCTCGCGCCGGACGACCCCCGCGGCCTGACCGTCACCGGCGGCCTGCCGTTCTTCGGCGGCGCGGGCAACAACTACGCGATGCACGCGATCGCCACCACGGTCGAGCGGCTGCGCGTGGCCGGGCCCACCGCGTCCGGGCTGGTCGGCGCGAACGGCGGGATGCTGAGCAAGTACTCGGTCGGCGTCTACTCCCGCGTGCCGCGGCCGTGGGCGCCCGACCGCGCCGCCACCCGGCAGGACCAGCTGGACGCCGTGCCCGTGCCCGGCATCGCCCGCAACGCCGAAGGCTGGGGCACCGTCGAGACCGGCACCCTCACCTACCATCGCGACGGCCGGCCTGACACCGGCATCGTCGTGGGCCGGCTTGACGACGGCCGCCGGTTCCTCGCGCTCGTGGCCGACGGCGACGACGATCTCACCGGACGGCTCGCCGCCGGCACCGCGATCGGTACCCGGGTCTACGCGCGTGCCCTGGGGGTCGGTAACCGGGTCGCGGTCTCGAGCGCCCGGATGGAGCGGCTCCTGCCGAGGCGTGTTCCCACGCTGCGTGGGAGCTACGAGTTCCTCGAAGTCCGGCGGGACGATCACGTTCTCGAGGTCGTGATCAACCGGCCTGAGCGGCGCAACGCGCTGCACCCGCCCGCGAACGACGAGCTCGAGGACGTCTTCGACGCGTACTTCGCCGACCGCGACCTCTGGGTGGCGATCATCACCGGCGCCGGTGACACCGCGTTCAGCGCCGGGAGCGACATGATCTACCACGCGAGCGGGAACCCGATGTGGGTACCGGTCAGCGGTTTCGGCGGCCTGACCCGGCGGGCCGGGATGAACAAGCCCGTCATCGCCGCCGTCAACGGCTTCGCCTTCGCCGGGGGCTTCGAGATCGTGCTGGCGTGCCACCTGGTCGTGGCGGACGAGCTGGCGCGGTTCGCGCTGAGTGAGGCCAAGGTCGGTCTGGCAGCCGGTGAGGGTGGCCTGGTCCGGCTGCCGCGGGCCGTCGGCCCGGCGCTCGCCAACGAGCTGGTCCTCACCGGCCGGCCGATCGGTGCCCAGGAGGCTCACAGCCGCGGGCTGGTCAACCGGGTCGCCCCCGCCGGACAGGCGCTCCCGGCGGCCAGGGAGCTGGCGGCGCAGATCATCGCGTCGTCACCGACCTCGATCCGGGTCTCACTGGACGCAATGGCCGAGGCCGCCGCGTTCCCGGATCCGGTCGCGGCGGTCAGCGCCTACTCCCGGCCGATGGACGACCTGTTCACGAGCGAGGACTCCTACGAGGGCCGGATGGCCTTCGTCGAGAAACGCGCGCCTCGCTGGGTGAACCGGTGA
- a CDS encoding TIGR03617 family F420-dependent LLM class oxidoreductase produces MKVDAITQCDLADAARIALRAEECGFDRMISAEVAHDPFLPMTLAAAATTRISLGTGIAVAFARSPMTVAVTAADLHRQSHGRFVLGLGSQIRPHIVRRFSMPWSSPAARMREYVQALRAIWASWQTGGPLRFEGEFYQHTLMTPMFNHGPSEHGDPEIYLAGVGPAMTAVAGEVADGYLAHGFTTPAYLRDVTLANLQRGLDRAGRSRGGMEVSVPIFTALGHDDAEVTASARGARATIAFYASTPAYRPVLDHHGWGELGEELTRLSKLGAWDKMGDAIDDEVLAAFAIVGAPEDLPGEVARRYGGLVDRVQIGLSGTVRDDELGALVDALRG; encoded by the coding sequence ATGAAGGTTGACGCGATCACCCAGTGCGATCTGGCTGATGCCGCCAGGATCGCGCTGCGCGCGGAGGAATGCGGATTCGACCGGATGATCTCCGCCGAGGTGGCGCACGACCCGTTCCTGCCCATGACGCTGGCGGCCGCGGCGACCACGAGGATCTCGCTGGGAACCGGTATCGCGGTGGCGTTCGCACGGAGCCCGATGACCGTCGCGGTCACGGCGGCGGACCTGCACCGCCAGTCCCACGGCCGGTTCGTGCTCGGGCTCGGCAGCCAGATCCGGCCGCACATCGTCCGGCGGTTCTCGATGCCCTGGTCCAGCCCGGCGGCGCGGATGCGGGAGTACGTACAGGCTCTTCGGGCGATCTGGGCCTCCTGGCAGACCGGCGGCCCACTGCGGTTCGAAGGCGAGTTCTACCAGCACACGCTGATGACCCCGATGTTCAACCATGGCCCCAGCGAGCACGGCGACCCGGAGATCTATCTCGCCGGCGTGGGACCGGCGATGACGGCGGTCGCCGGCGAGGTCGCCGACGGCTACCTCGCGCACGGGTTCACCACGCCGGCCTATCTGCGTGACGTCACGCTCGCCAACCTGCAGCGTGGGCTTGACCGGGCCGGGCGCTCCCGTGGCGGGATGGAGGTCAGCGTCCCGATCTTCACCGCGCTCGGGCATGATGACGCCGAGGTCACGGCCAGCGCCCGGGGTGCCCGCGCCACCATTGCCTTCTACGCCTCGACGCCTGCCTACCGGCCCGTGCTGGACCATCACGGCTGGGGCGAACTCGGCGAGGAGCTCACCCGGCTTTCCAAGCTCGGCGCGTGGGACAAGATGGGCGACGCCATCGACGACGAGGTCCTGGCCGCGTTCGCCATCGTCGGCGCGCCCGAGGATCTTCCGGGTGAGGTGGCCCGCCGCTACGGCGGGCTGGTCGACCGGGTACAGATCGGTCTGTCCGGCACCGTGCGTGACGACGAGCTCGGGGCGCTGGTGGACGCACTGCGCGGCTGA
- a CDS encoding TetR/AcrR family transcriptional regulator gives MTAAEASTGPAPGRPRDREIDRRILAAATRLFGRVGWSGFTFEAVAREAGVGKPSLYLRWQTKEQLLSAALAAGIADIRDIDTGELRGDLRELGRQLSVLRLGPERRAVERMGLEAREIPGVAERWDHLRESQVHAARAMVHRAIDRGELPARTSVTLFLDTFIGAITMHATSTPERLKPEVAAKIDTYVEDLIGFLLGALTAQS, from the coding sequence GTGACCGCTGCGGAAGCGTCCACCGGCCCGGCTCCCGGCCGCCCCCGCGACCGGGAGATCGACCGGCGGATCCTCGCCGCGGCGACGCGGCTGTTCGGGCGGGTCGGCTGGTCGGGCTTCACCTTCGAAGCCGTCGCGCGTGAGGCGGGCGTCGGCAAGCCGTCCCTCTACCTGCGGTGGCAGACCAAGGAGCAGCTGCTCTCCGCGGCTCTGGCCGCGGGCATCGCCGACATCAGGGACATCGACACCGGCGAGCTGCGCGGTGATCTGCGTGAGCTCGGGCGCCAGCTCTCGGTGCTGCGGCTCGGCCCGGAGCGGCGCGCCGTGGAGCGGATGGGGCTCGAGGCGCGGGAGATCCCCGGGGTGGCGGAGCGCTGGGATCACCTGCGCGAGTCGCAGGTGCACGCCGCGCGGGCCATGGTGCACCGGGCGATCGACCGCGGTGAGCTACCGGCCAGGACATCCGTGACGTTGTTCCTCGACACGTTCATCGGCGCGATCACGATGCACGCGACATCGACCCCCGAGCGACTGAAGCCGGAGGTCGCCGCCAAGATCGACACCTATGTGGAAGACCTGATCGGGTTTCTGCTCGGCGCGCTCACCGCGCAGAGCTGA
- a CDS encoding superoxide dismutase produces the protein MSVYTLPDLQYDYAALEPAISGQIIELHHDKHHATYVAGANTTLEKLAEARDSGDFGAIVGLEKTLAFNVSGHILHSIYWQNLSPDGGDKPDGALGDAITESFGSFDSFKAQLTAVTTTVQGSGWGILAYDQLSGRLLVEQVYDHQSNVGIGNTTLLAFDAWEHAWYLQYKNVKADYVTALWDIVNWADVAARYTAARQITSV, from the coding sequence GTGAGCGTCTACACCCTGCCCGATCTGCAGTACGACTACGCCGCGCTGGAGCCGGCGATCAGCGGCCAGATCATCGAACTGCACCACGACAAGCACCACGCGACCTACGTCGCCGGCGCGAACACGACCCTGGAGAAGCTGGCCGAGGCCCGCGACTCCGGCGACTTCGGCGCCATCGTCGGCCTGGAGAAGACCCTCGCGTTCAACGTCTCCGGCCACATCCTGCACTCGATCTACTGGCAGAACCTCTCCCCCGACGGCGGCGACAAGCCCGACGGCGCCCTCGGCGACGCCATCACCGAGTCCTTCGGCTCCTTCGACAGCTTCAAGGCCCAGCTCACCGCCGTCACCACCACCGTCCAGGGCTCCGGCTGGGGCATCCTCGCCTACGACCAGCTTTCCGGACGTCTCCTCGTCGAGCAGGTCTACGACCACCAGAGCAACGTCGGCATCGGCAACACCACGCTGCTCGCCTTCGACGCCTGGGAGCACGCCTGGTACCTGCAGTACAAAAACGTCAAGGCCGACTACGTGACCGCCCTGTGGGACATCGTCAACTGGGCCGACGTCGCCGCCCGCTACACCGCCGCCAGGCAGATCACCTCGGTCTGA
- a CDS encoding AbrB/MazE/SpoVT family DNA-binding domain-containing protein, which yields MEAVVDQAGRIVLPKSIRDALGLLPGTKVDISPYGAGVQVVPAGRTARLVEENGVLVSAGDTPVDDDVLFGLIDATRR from the coding sequence ATGGAAGCTGTTGTGGATCAGGCGGGCCGCATCGTGCTGCCCAAGTCCATCCGCGACGCACTGGGCCTGCTCCCCGGCACGAAGGTGGACATCTCGCCTTACGGGGCCGGCGTGCAGGTCGTGCCAGCCGGCAGAACCGCCCGCCTCGTCGAGGAGAACGGGGTGCTCGTGTCCGCCGGCGACACACCTGTCGACGACGACGTCCTGTTCGGCCTCATCGACGCCACCCGCAGGTGA
- a CDS encoding acetate--CoA ligase family protein, which translates to MAPTIPREQMAALFQPRSVAFIGASESSGFFRISWDLVERFGARARTHLINPRTANVFGQPAYERCVDVPGGVDCAYIMVHRGMVAQAVEDAAAAGARSAVVLSAGYAETGPEGARAQDALVAQCREAGITLLGPNMLGFANVAAGVAAGALPGIQPRRGQVALVSQSGAGAGSLTRFAATHGIALSFAVTTGNEAMVTAEDVLDYLIDDDDTRAIAVFAETLRQPALFREVARRAAAARRALVILKVGSSDLSARTALAHTGALVGDDAVIDAVFRQDAVLRVDHLEELLHTANLAAATGPWRSPGVGVVSLSGGACDVVADRAEEVGLPLPALSARTEQDLAAVVSDLGHVQNPLDVTGAGMSDLSLLPRAAEIVASDPRVGFVAVIGGRPTPAPMPAIAKALQSAGAPGAYVATVDSALDEETAQVLAECELLYLPSIRDAMTAMARVSWWGRRLTELDHQSADASGDLTASSSDPTASSGDLTATTRTVVAGSPLSEAEVRDLLRSAGVPVVPADFVSTRAQAVEAAVRFGVPVALKAVSRDLAHKSDVGGVRLDLRDATQVGEAYDAIFDGIAVAAPAAHVDGILVSPMRTGGIELIVGVTHHPGWGHVLAVGLGGVLVEVIRDTVLLPLPAGDDEIRRALHSLRAAPLLRGTRGRPPVDLPSLVTAIRAIADLATALGDSIDTLEINPLLVGRDVVEALDGLLTWRGGSGSPRS; encoded by the coding sequence GTGGCTCCCACGATCCCACGCGAGCAGATGGCGGCGCTGTTCCAGCCGCGCTCCGTCGCCTTCATCGGTGCCAGCGAGTCGTCCGGCTTCTTCCGGATCTCGTGGGACCTCGTCGAGCGGTTCGGCGCGCGGGCGCGCACTCATCTGATCAATCCGCGTACCGCGAACGTTTTCGGGCAGCCCGCCTACGAACGGTGCGTGGACGTGCCCGGCGGCGTCGACTGCGCGTACATCATGGTGCACCGAGGCATGGTGGCCCAGGCCGTCGAGGACGCCGCCGCCGCGGGAGCCCGCTCGGCCGTGGTCCTCTCCGCCGGTTACGCCGAGACCGGGCCCGAGGGGGCGCGGGCGCAGGACGCCCTCGTCGCCCAGTGCCGCGAGGCCGGGATCACTCTGCTCGGCCCGAACATGCTGGGATTCGCCAACGTCGCGGCCGGTGTCGCCGCCGGCGCGCTGCCCGGCATCCAGCCACGCCGCGGCCAGGTGGCGCTGGTGTCCCAGAGCGGCGCGGGAGCCGGGTCGCTCACCCGGTTCGCCGCCACCCACGGGATCGCGCTGAGCTTCGCCGTCACGACCGGCAACGAGGCCATGGTCACGGCCGAGGACGTCCTCGACTACCTGATCGACGACGACGACACCCGCGCCATCGCGGTGTTCGCGGAGACGCTCCGCCAGCCCGCGCTCTTCCGGGAGGTGGCGCGCAGAGCCGCGGCGGCCCGCAGGGCTCTCGTCATCCTCAAGGTCGGCTCCAGTGACCTCTCCGCACGCACGGCGCTGGCACACACCGGCGCCCTCGTCGGCGACGACGCTGTCATCGACGCCGTGTTCCGCCAGGACGCGGTGCTGCGCGTCGACCACCTGGAGGAGTTGCTGCATACCGCGAACCTGGCCGCGGCGACCGGGCCCTGGCGCTCCCCGGGAGTCGGTGTCGTCTCCCTGTCCGGTGGCGCCTGCGACGTCGTCGCGGACCGTGCCGAGGAGGTGGGTCTCCCGCTCCCGGCACTGTCCGCACGCACTGAGCAGGACCTCGCGGCCGTCGTGTCGGATCTCGGCCACGTCCAGAACCCGCTCGACGTCACCGGCGCAGGCATGAGCGACCTGTCGCTGCTGCCACGGGCAGCGGAGATCGTCGCGTCCGACCCACGGGTCGGTTTCGTCGCGGTGATCGGCGGTCGCCCGACACCGGCACCGATGCCCGCGATCGCGAAAGCGCTCCAGTCCGCCGGTGCGCCCGGCGCCTACGTGGCCACGGTCGACAGCGCGCTGGACGAGGAGACAGCCCAGGTGCTGGCGGAGTGCGAGCTGCTCTACCTGCCGAGCATTCGCGACGCGATGACCGCGATGGCCAGGGTCTCGTGGTGGGGGCGGCGGCTGACCGAGCTCGACCACCAGTCAGCGGACGCCTCAGGTGACCTGACGGCCAGCTCGAGTGACCCGACGGCCAGCTCAGGTGACCTGACGGCCACCACGCGCACGGTGGTCGCCGGCTCGCCGCTGTCCGAGGCCGAGGTTCGCGACCTGCTCCGCTCGGCCGGTGTTCCCGTGGTGCCCGCCGACTTCGTCAGCACGCGGGCGCAGGCGGTCGAGGCCGCGGTGCGGTTTGGTGTCCCCGTCGCGCTGAAGGCCGTGTCGCGCGACCTCGCGCACAAGAGCGACGTCGGTGGTGTCCGCCTCGACCTGCGCGACGCCACGCAGGTCGGCGAGGCCTACGACGCGATCTTCGACGGGATCGCGGTGGCGGCTCCCGCCGCGCACGTCGACGGGATCCTGGTGTCGCCGATGCGCACCGGCGGCATCGAGCTGATCGTCGGGGTCACCCACCATCCGGGCTGGGGCCACGTTCTCGCGGTCGGCCTGGGCGGCGTCCTCGTCGAGGTCATCCGCGACACCGTCCTGCTGCCGCTGCCGGCCGGCGACGACGAGATCCGGCGTGCCCTGCACAGCCTGCGCGCGGCCCCGCTCCTGCGGGGGACCCGAGGCCGTCCTCCGGTGGACCTCCCGTCGCTGGTCACGGCGATACGTGCGATCGCGGACCTGGCGACCGCGCTCGGGGACTCGATCGACACGCTCGAGATCAATCCGCTCCTGGTCGGCCGCGACGTCGTCGAGGCACTCGACGGACTGCTGACCTGGCGCGGCGGATCAGGAAGCCCCCGTTCATGA
- a CDS encoding fatty acid desaturase family protein → MSTFIEIRPVGTLAAPPDRARGSELLTLVRDAGYLQRDPRYYAGRIAADLALLVGGWAAFVLVGRSWWQVLVAAWLGIAFTHIGFLGHDAGHRQVFRSRRGNDALGILAANLAIGLSFGWWVDKHRRHHLNPNHVGLDPDIDNKMVSFYPKPARQRGRIARLVVRHQVAVICVALPLQAFVLHVKSVQFLVRGGGRHRGPEFLALALFALVYAGLVVAVLDPVHAVVFVLVQQGVFGTYFALVVAPNHKGMPIVHGSPRTDFVWRQAATARNVDGGRVVDYLFGGLNHQIEHHLFPSMPRRSLRRVRPLVRDFCRANEIPYTHTSLLDTYRQAFGYLHHVARLENVARLENGMPADQRAVAATSSARSSASPLTSVSHSSRT, encoded by the coding sequence ATGTCCACGTTCATCGAGATCAGACCGGTGGGCACCCTCGCGGCGCCACCGGACCGGGCCCGCGGCTCCGAGCTGCTGACCCTCGTGCGGGACGCCGGGTATCTACAGCGCGACCCGAGGTACTACGCCGGGCGCATCGCCGCCGACCTGGCGCTGCTCGTCGGAGGGTGGGCCGCCTTCGTGCTGGTCGGCCGTTCGTGGTGGCAGGTGCTCGTCGCCGCCTGGCTGGGGATCGCGTTCACGCACATCGGTTTCCTCGGGCATGACGCGGGGCACCGCCAGGTGTTCCGCTCACGGCGCGGGAACGACGCCCTCGGCATTCTGGCCGCGAATCTCGCGATCGGGCTGAGTTTCGGCTGGTGGGTCGACAAGCATCGGCGCCACCACCTCAACCCGAATCATGTGGGGCTCGACCCGGATATCGACAACAAGATGGTCTCGTTCTATCCGAAGCCGGCGCGGCAGCGCGGCCGGATTGCCCGACTGGTCGTCCGCCATCAGGTGGCGGTCATCTGCGTCGCCCTTCCCCTGCAGGCATTCGTGCTGCATGTGAAAAGCGTGCAGTTCCTGGTGCGGGGCGGCGGTCGTCATCGCGGGCCCGAGTTCCTCGCGCTGGCGCTGTTCGCGCTGGTGTACGCCGGACTCGTGGTGGCTGTGCTCGACCCGGTACACGCGGTCGTCTTCGTCCTGGTGCAGCAGGGTGTGTTCGGCACCTATTTCGCGCTGGTGGTCGCGCCGAACCACAAGGGCATGCCGATCGTCCACGGCAGCCCGCGGACGGACTTCGTGTGGCGGCAGGCGGCCACGGCGCGCAACGTCGACGGTGGGCGCGTGGTCGACTATCTGTTCGGCGGCCTCAACCACCAGATCGAGCACCACCTCTTCCCGAGCATGCCCCGCAGGTCGCTGCGCCGGGTGCGGCCGCTGGTGCGGGACTTCTGCCGGGCCAACGAGATTCCTTACACCCACACATCCCTGCTGGACACCTATCGGCAGGCGTTCGGCTACCTGCACCACGTCGCCCGCCTGGAGAACGTCGCCCGGCTGGAGAACGGCATGCCCGCCGATCAGCGGGCCGTGGCGGCGACGAGCTCGGCGAGGTCGAGTGCGTCTCCGCTCACCTCGGTCAGCCACTCGTCGCGGACGTAG
- a CDS encoding zinc-binding dehydrogenase, whose amino-acid sequence MTKNEAALAKSWVATRHAAPTTALELREVEVREPAPGEVRIRTEAFCLDFNDIDSIYGRWVFRAEPPFVPGMLAAGTVESVGPGADHLLGARVVGCTANGQGGYASTALLTTRTIQLIPSWLTAADAAAMYFPYLLSWLALKERARTAAGDVVLIHAAAGGIGSGAVQLAKAFGATVIATAGSAEKLELARELGADYAVNYVQDDFVAQVLDVTNGRGVDVAFDTVGGQTTLDTFRVMAFNGRHLIIGYSADAAAEKAGVNLQPSIYGNFDICGVCFMAVEDPRPSRAFGMNFMSTAKCIEIWNSTLQLVRKGVVRPVVSRTIELPEVPEWLEAMENRRTTGRTVVAL is encoded by the coding sequence GTGACGAAGAACGAGGCCGCCCTGGCGAAAAGCTGGGTCGCGACCCGGCACGCCGCGCCGACGACCGCGCTTGAGCTGCGGGAGGTGGAGGTGCGGGAACCAGCTCCGGGCGAGGTCCGCATCAGGACTGAGGCGTTCTGCCTCGACTTCAACGACATCGACTCCATATACGGGCGCTGGGTGTTCAGGGCCGAGCCGCCTTTCGTCCCGGGCATGCTCGCCGCCGGCACCGTCGAGAGCGTCGGTCCGGGGGCGGATCATCTTCTCGGCGCACGAGTCGTCGGCTGTACGGCGAATGGCCAGGGCGGCTACGCGTCGACCGCTCTTCTGACGACCCGCACCATCCAGCTCATCCCGTCCTGGCTCACCGCCGCCGACGCGGCCGCGATGTACTTCCCGTACCTGCTCAGCTGGCTGGCGCTGAAGGAACGCGCCCGCACGGCCGCAGGTGACGTCGTGCTGATCCATGCCGCGGCCGGTGGGATCGGTTCCGGTGCGGTGCAGCTCGCCAAGGCGTTCGGGGCCACCGTCATCGCCACGGCCGGTTCGGCGGAGAAGCTCGAACTGGCCCGCGAGCTCGGCGCGGACTACGCCGTCAACTACGTGCAGGATGACTTCGTCGCCCAGGTCCTCGACGTCACCAACGGAAGAGGCGTCGACGTCGCGTTCGACACCGTCGGCGGGCAGACAACGCTGGACACGTTCCGTGTCATGGCGTTCAACGGGCGCCACCTGATCATCGGCTATTCCGCGGACGCCGCCGCCGAGAAGGCCGGGGTGAATCTTCAGCCCAGCATCTACGGCAACTTCGACATCTGCGGTGTGTGCTTCATGGCCGTGGAGGACCCGCGCCCCTCCCGGGCGTTCGGAATGAACTTCATGTCGACGGCGAAGTGCATCGAGATCTGGAACAGCACACTTCAGCTGGTGCGAAAGGGGGTTGTCCGCCCGGTCGTCAGCCGGACCATCGAGCTCCCCGAGGTCCCCGAGTGGCTGGAGGCGATGGAGAACCGGCGCACCACAGGTCGCACCGTAGTAGCACTGTAG